A genome region from Mycobacterium florentinum includes the following:
- a CDS encoding NHL repeat-containing protein, whose protein sequence is MKFALIAAVVGFVAIVGFIGYLLWPQRSTESRPPLAPTTHSATPSPQTPPTAAAAVQTAAPRTQTLLPFTGVAPLGVAVDSAGNVYVTDGANNRVLKLTSGATTPKVLPFNGLNYPDGVAVDSAGNVYVVDGSNSRVVKLAAASGSQTVLPFTDLRSPSGVAVDAAGNLYVSCWVDDSNTGVRMLTAGSNAQSVLPFGPLHGRAEVAVDGAGDVYVVSAGGSLLKLAAGSSTPTTLPLTGIVQTPSGVAVDAAGNLYVTGYGSWGLGVMELPSGSATPTVLPTHDVYSPYGVAADGAGAVYVSMNEDCHICSGDEHHRVWKLAGG, encoded by the coding sequence ATGAAGTTTGCGTTGATCGCCGCGGTGGTCGGGTTCGTGGCCATTGTCGGATTCATTGGTTATCTCCTTTGGCCTCAACGATCCACGGAATCCAGACCGCCTTTGGCGCCAACCACGCATTCCGCAACCCCCTCGCCGCAGACCCCGCCAACCGCCGCGGCTGCGGTGCAAACCGCAGCCCCTCGGACGCAGACCCTGCTGCCTTTCACCGGGGTGGCCCCCCTCGGGGTAGCGGTGGACTCCGCGGGCAACGTCTACGTCACCGACGGCGCCAACAATCGGGTACTTAAGCTGACGTCGGGCGCGACGACACCAAAGGTGTTGCCGTTCAACGGCCTTAACTATCCCGACGGCGTGGCGGTGGACTCCGCGGGCAATGTCTACGTCGTCGATGGGTCCAATTCTCGAGTAGTGAAGCTGGCGGCTGCGTCTGGCAGCCAGACCGTGCTGCCGTTCACCGACCTTAGAAGCCCGTCCGGGGTGGCGGTCGATGCGGCCGGCAACCTCTACGTCAGCTGCTGGGTCGATGATTCCAACACCGGAGTCCGAATGCTCACGGCGGGCTCCAACGCTCAGAGCGTCCTGCCGTTCGGACCCCTCCATGGCAGGGCCGAAGTGGCAGTGGACGGCGCGGGCGATGTCTATGTCGTCAGCGCTGGCGGATCGCTGCTGAAACTGGCCGCGGGCTCCAGTACTCCAACGACGCTGCCACTTACGGGCATTGTCCAAACCCCGTCCGGTGTCGCGGTAGACGCTGCCGGAAACCTCTACGTCACGGGTTATGGCAGTTGGGGCCTCGGGGTGATGGAACTGCCGTCAGGCTCGGCAACCCCGACCGTACTGCCAACTCATGATGTCTACAGCCCCTATGGTGTGGCGGCGGACGGCGCGGGCGCCGTCTACGTCAGCATGAATGAGGACTGCCATATATGTTCCGGCGACGAGCACCATCGGGTCTGGAAACTGGCGGGCGGGTGA